In Plasmodium falciparum 3D7 genome assembly, chromosome: 13, the following are encoded in one genomic region:
- a CDS encoding patatin-like phospholipase, putative, which yields MVKNVYIYFVYLVYLFHMFSLSLRMQKNIFKYITPLSNRFNLTKIRKLKLFRKEKQKKQVRVFNHVVNNYIGLDLFFTKLNNITSNHEKLNYINFLQQIVEDKAYEHLLFSNNYMRIIIYILNEKCLVIKKNEEKYDDLDYEIIYRILLIFKNLTRYKSFYHVILNDYTHKNKKISLLYTLMNILNEKNDFNNYSNNNFDKYKEYNSIFNYFTSFFKNAEDTKNYMTQDSSTELDSKMKNEEQEENEKINEINKMKNKIYDIGRNILLKLKDEKLKVENKINSQYVRGSNHFTNETSTDLKSTKDQEDILLEEKKKSDDEYVDKDNYNTTENNFKQEHMNITHKNQNNQDHLYDDTPQNDNISNVDDNKNINGIGKISNVIDPYNKENEITKNDTKELFLKKQSDILFVPFYFNKNTKDNILTSIIINFLNKENIIVSKKKIKNVKGKGNIIDHIGPDYNCNNYFDIYENFVEDDKDILKYEKNNNINTLNNNNSVQNVNKEYKSYEDDQFEYEIEDEEEYSNDDDFNEKKEEDKKIYERKLDENDINIIFNEYKYESSKLKIYNENKTNSINMGLMILIRKNNVHTNTFVNMHHHNNNDIEKSINNKNQDSTNSMKNIEISSDKEYNKINDTNQIYEDIYVKSHDQIDRKETDNYVLNGFIKSNLDLLKPFNINDEDDTTTTTTTNNNNNNNNYSNNNNYSNNNNMITSECLDISNNTCIDIKSPYLNFVLLKNYIESLFTHINLNDYFTNKLLKLLYEILIENKNSIIYNLYYYTILKDENIKKVTHILSKNVKNNLNKANTTLLLRIFYIMCFQKSFYINTAMHYKTNEKYAYLYKNIAKYIQDIKEGQFIKQLQKQEDIIECLKNLSHFFENKYKNQNSFYISDVNKDQYLYEKKIFKKKLNNIYNRHFICEYKDLIIIRKTNIILKSLGVNMYDLYNDIIFLDREKKTHEYLMKENYIKKNIINYINDVFFNIFNKFKNLFTYQYKEEPPLSVTPNKTTNSNNLFNENRNQTNKLKTNDNVSKDDNQIKPMGNKNNISSLDTKSDQNINNNNSNNTSNLNSNMNSHRNNFKNDSDFISSSNIGHVKKENRTVIYNLNNKEYISFDKFKNIVIDLKKKKKRKLRILCLDGGGIRGLLSIEILKYINSNLNKNIFEYFDIICGTSTGAIISILIGLEKAHLNEIEFLYNLLINKIFQKDTYAVRNTRYLLKHSYYDSNILNNILNSFFKNIKMFHYNSDFYTPYVFTVSTQMNITPLQPVILKNYNGNLYKIRESSVMENNKNINYNNENNDESDGENNNTPYNYTNGSYDNNENITQTNNSINSVYDTINDNNLDNNSNNDIHINQNISNVSIYKSFYNIFVKYVLRCTTAAPGFFNFFSFDNNIYADGAICFNNPTLLSLNELKIIFYNYINRKKTSFMDKLKCYFFHKNKSNDNEKNKTKDVINMNDYIDCIVSIGTGKFKPKVINELNENKSYDTFLRWDVLLKQIVYSITNTELTHDICNNLLDKNKYFRFNCFINNIKLDETSPEIIMKLKQIGKRYFEDHKYNQQKLIRLINILEDKEELKKYEEKKRKYIWNDLYNNSIKSKISNFIFNNNKLNSDSSFMNNSFLLSKNNHINNSQTENRKDSLKKNSLNDTKNNDNIDTNNNNNKKKKKLIPPYLNFNFNLMEEGDKFDLNNIEEILDMIYKNNNSFTKNNTSSSSSSSGFINYFTKLFSNNNLFLEKLESVNKSNIFNRNKNEKNNYVNVIPNTGIRILLNEIYFILLKKNLYFHTDEYNNLTYMNNNDDDLNIDRMITYDNKNTPNISSTKGTDTDINLKNENQTGPNQTGPNQTGPNQTGPNQTGPNQTGPNQTGPNQTGPNQTGPNQTGQNQTNDNQSKKSDEYIKDNKNKTMEDDLNLSCITDHEGTDKNINDGTFFSENQNDEQKNYSDNIHNTSDNLIDDELIHSDNTVNLTNNPNINKNRNSKFKTDSNQGNYEFFNSEHNSNNKKITILDLLRCFFFKKET from the exons ATGgttaaaaatgtttatatatactttgtTTATTTAGTCTATTTGTTTCATAtgttttctttatcattaagaatgcaaaaaaatatatttaaatatatcacaCCTCTTTCAAATAGGTTCaatttaacaaaaataagaaaacTTAAATTATTCCGAAAagaaaagcaaaaaaaacaagTGCGCGTTTTTAATCATGttgtaaataattatattg GGCTTGATTTATTCTTTACAAAACTTAACAATATTACCAGCAATCATGAAAAACTGAACTACATAAATTTCCTTCAACAAATTGTAGAGGATAAGGCATATGAACACCTACTATttagtaataattatatgagaataataatatatatattgaatgaGAAATGTTTAGtaattaaaaagaatgaagaaaaatatgatgatttagattatgaaataatatataggattttattaatatttaaaaatttaacaaGATATAAAAGCTTTTATCatgtaatattaaatgattatacacacaaaaataagaaaatatctTTATTGTATACtcttatgaatatattaaatgaaaagaacGATTTCaataattatagtaataataacttcgacaaatataaagaatacaATTCAATATTTAACTATTTTACTTCCTTCTTTAAAAATGCAGAggatacaaaaaattatatgacgCAGGACAGCTCAACTGAATTAGATtcgaaaatgaaaaatgaggAGCAGGAAGAAAATgagaaaataaatgaaataaataaaatgaaaaataagatatatgatataggcagaaatattttactaaaattaaaagacgaaaaattaaaagtagaaaataaaataaattcacAATATGTTAGAGGATCTAATCATTTTACTAATGAAACATCAACAGATCTTAAATCGACGAAGGATCAAGaggatatattattagaagaaaaaaaaaaaagtgatgATGAATATGTGGATAAAGATAATTACAATACGacagaaaataattttaaacaaGAACATATGAACATTACACATAAAAATCAAAACAATCAGGATCATTTATATGATGACACCCCACAAAATGACAATATAAGTAATGtcgatgataataaaaatataaatggtaTAGGAAAAATAAGCAATGTAATAGATccttataataaagaaaatgagaTTACAAAAAATGACACAAAAGagttatttttaaaaaaacaatcAGATATATTGTTTgttccattttattttaacaaaAACACAAAAGATAATATTCTAACAAGTATCATAATTAACTTTCtaaataaggaaaatataatcgtgagtaagaaaaaaattaaaaatgtgaAAGGAAAAGGAAATATCATTGATCATATAGGACCGGATTATAATTGTAAcaattattttgatatatatgaaaattttgtagaagatgataaagatattttaaaatatgaaaaaaataataatatcaatacattaaataataataattcagtacaaaatgtaaataagGAATATAAATCTTATGAAGATGATCAATTTGAATATGAAATTGAAGATGAGGAAGAATATtcaaatgatgatgattttaatgaaaaaaaagaagaagataaaaaaatatatgaacgtAAATTGGATGAAAAtgatatcaatattatttttaatgaatataaatatgaatcatctaaattaaaaatatataatgaaaacaaaacaaattcGATTAACATGGGATTGATGATATtaataaggaaaaataaTGTCCATACAAATACTTTTGTCAATAtgcatcatcataataataatgatatagaaaaatctattaataataaaaaccaaGATTCTACAAATAGTATGAAGAACATTGAAATATCATCtgataaagaatataataaaattaatgatacaaatcaaatatatgaagatatatatgtaaagtCACATGATCAAATAGATAGAAAGGAAACAGATAATTATGTATTGAATGGATTTATAAAATCAAATTTAGATTTGTTAAAACcgtttaatataaatgacgAAGATgatactactactactactactactaataataataataataataataattatagtaataataataattatagtaataataataatatgattacATCTGAGTGTCTAgatatatcaaataatacATGTATTGATATAAAAAGTCCATATTTAAATTTCGttctattaaaaaattatatagaatccttatttacacatataaatttgAACGATTATTTTACtaacaaattattaaaattactATATGAAATTTtgatagaaaataaaaattccataatatataacctatattattatactatcttaaaagatgaaaatataaaaaaagtcacacacatattatcaaaaaatgttaaaaataatttaaataaagcTAATACAACTCTTCTTttaagaatattttatattatgtgcTTTCAAAAAtccttttatattaatacagCTATGCATTAcaaaacaaatgaaaaatatgcatacttatataaaaatattgccAAGTATATTCAAGACATTAAAGAAGGACAATTTATTAAACAATTACAAAAACAAGAAGATATTATAGAATGTCTAAAAAATTTATCacatttttttgaaaataaatataaaaatcaaaattCCTTTTACATTTCAGATGTAAACAAAgatcaatatttatatgaaaagaaaatttttaagaagaaactaaataatatatataataggcATTTCATATGTGAATATAAagatttaataattattagaaaaacaaatattattttaaaatcatTAGGTGTTAATATGTATGAtctatataatgatattattttccttgatagagaaaaaaaaacacatgaatatttaatgaaagaaaattatattaaaaaaaatataatcaattatataaatgatgtattttttaacatttttaataaatttaaaaatttgttTACATATCAATATAAAGAAGAACCTCCTTTAAGTGTCACTCCAAATAAAACTactaatagtaataatttgTTCAATGAAAATAGAAACCAgacaaataaattaaaaacaaatgaTAATGTTTCAAAAGATGATAATCAAATAAAACCTATGgggaataaaaataatatctcTTCATTAGACACAAAATCagatcaaaatataaataataataatagtaataatactaGTAATCTTAATAGTAATATGAATAGTCATAGGAATAATTTTAAGAATGATAGTGATTTTATATCGTCTTCCAATATAGGACATGTAAAGAAAGAGAATAGAActgttatatataacttaaataataaagaatatataagttttgataaatttaaaaatatagtaatagatttaaaaaaaaagaaaaaaaggaaattacGAATTTTATGTCTAGATGGAGGAGGTATAAGAGGATTATTATCcatagaaatattaaaatatattaatagtaatttaaataagaatatttttgaatattttgatataattTGTGGTACAAGTACAGGAGCtattatatctattttaATAGGTTTAGAAAAAGCTCACTTAAATGAAattgaatttttatataatttattaataaataaaatatttcaaaaggATACATATGCTGTAAGAAATACCAGATATTTATTGAAACATTCATATTAtgattcaaatatattaaataatatattaaattccttttttaaaaatattaaaatgtttcATTATAATTCTGATTTTTATACACCATATGTATTTACTGTATCCACACAAATGAATATAACGCCTTTGCAACcagttatattaaaaaattataatgggaatttatataaaataagagaAAGTAGTGTGATGgaaaacaacaaaaatataaattataataatgaaaacaaTGATGAGAGTGATGGCGAGAACAATAATACACCATATAATTATACTAATGGTAGTTATGATAATAACGAAAATATTACACAAACGAATAACAGTATAAACAGTGTATATGATACAATAAATGATAACAATttagataataatagtaataatgatatacatataaatcaaaatataagtaatgttagtatatataaaagtttcTATAACATATTTGTCAAATATGTATTAAGATGTACTACGGCTGCTCCTggattttttaatttcttttcatttgataataatatatatgctgATGGAgctatatgttttaataacCCAACATTATTAAGtttaaatgaattaaaaattatcttttataattatataaataggaAAAAGACATCTTTTATggataaattaaaatgttatttttttcataaaaataaatcaaatgataatgaaaaaaacaaaacaaaagatgttattaatatgaatgatTATATTGATTGTATTGTAAGTATTGGTACAGGTAAATTTAAACCCAAAGTTATAAATGAactaaatgaaaataaatcatatgaTACATTTTTAAGATGGGATGTTTTATTAAAGCAAATTGTATATTCAATAACAAATACCGAACTTACACatgatatatgtaataatttattagataaaaataaatattttagatTTAATTgctttattaataatattaaattagaCGAAACATCTCCtgaaattattatgaaattaaaacaaattggaaaaagatattttgaagaccataaatataatcaacaaaaattaatcagattaataaatattttggaagataaagaagaattaaaaaaatatgaagaaaaaaaaaggaaatatatatggaatgatttatataataattctatTAAATCTAAAATCtctaatttcatttttaataataacaaattgaATTCTGATTCTTCTTTTATGAATAATTCTTTCCTATTATctaaaaataatcatataaataatagcCAAACAGAAAATCGAAAagattcattaaaaaaaaattctctcaatgatacaaaaaataatgataacattgatacaaataataataataataagaagaagaagaaattaattcctccatatttaaattttaattttaatctTATGGAAGAAGGCGATAAATTTGATCTGAACAATATTGAAGAAATATTAGATAtgatatataagaataataattcctttactaaaaataatacttcttcttcatcttcttctagtggttttattaattatttcacCAAGCtattttctaataataatttatttcttgAAAAATTAGAGAGTgttaataaaagtaatatattcaatagaaacaaaaatgaaaaaaataattatgttaaTGTTATTCCCAACACAGGTATTAGAATATTACTCaacgaaatatattttatactcttaaaaaaaaatctttattttcatacggatgaatataataaccTTACATATATGAATAACAATGATGATGATCTAAATATAGACAGAATGATaacatatgataataaaaatacaccAAATATTTCTTCAACAAAGGGTACTGATACAGATATAAAtctaaaaaatgaaaatcaaACAGGGCCAAATCAAACGGGACCAAATCAAACAGGGCCAAATCAAACGGGACCAAATCAAACAGGGCCAAATCAAACGGGGCCAAATCAAACAGGGCCAAATCAAACAGGGCCAAATCAAACAGGGCCAAATCAAACAGGGCAAAATCAAACAAATGATAATCAAAGTAAAAAATcagatgaatatataaaagacaataaaaacaaaacaatgGAAGATGATCTTAATTTAAGTTGTATTACTGACCATGAAGGAACagacaaaaatattaatgatggAACATTTTTTAGTGAGAATCAAAATGATGAACAGAAAAACTATTCagataatatacataatacgTCAGATAATTTAATTGACGATGAACTTATCCATTCAGATAATACAGTAAATTTAACAAACAatccaaatataaataaaaacagaaACTCAAAATTTAAAACAGATAGCAACCAAGGGaattatgaattttttaattctgaacataattcaaataataaaaaaattactaTATTAGACTTATTAAgatgtttcttttttaaaaaagaaacataa
- a CDS encoding Sas10 domain-containing protein, putative: MAKKKNNYLFVDTNNIKFTENSESEDIDVEEYDDDDDVDDSNIDKDDLSNSDDNDDDDDEDVSEEDDNDDNEDENINNNLDEKNKKDNKDDYVKISWEKDKKNYYQYESENSSSDDDEEENKERLKEAIYLNKKEKENLEEDDFDLYNIYTNENKDNQNVKENIIKKIINDMNNELKEKKEEITLENKDKQEEIKQLVMSEQQEYLILLKELSLNIEKVFNEIKENQKLFEFKDINEKNVPSSDINKNTLLYLKKKNETMLTYIIYITYYVFLKVMNSYTPTHPVLDKLIYMNTIISKTNELDNKIKFKIQQLNKSADKTFKKLNGMNGEELQEETQEDKYEDDEEERDINDNYEEYDDKDDDKDDDEEEEDDDEEDDDEEDDDEEDDDEEDDNDEEEDDDDEEEDDDGDDEEEEEDEEEGYNEQKKDLKNKKYKISKSLITDYTDSHIREKEKEEKKKKREKMKNEKNIFVKEIKDMISSRPEKIEEENYLKKMEEKYMDFDEKILNKKMKELSKKKNKMRNLTNVGMTTNDLLKFVELPEMNQQNDQKNNKFDEKKIFRSNINKIKQIKKNKLEHNPNDDFVSYKKFDKNKQKTFNTNEYKDQQNNTYGKKKIHDEIDDEHIKNMLNFKDMKKEKRKKFLDERNKQIRKKLVDEENEEVDRRMPNQKIMQNKGLVRKRKSTDGNARVHNRFKYMKKMKVYNSQHAKLKVHDNNYSGEKRGINPYLKKSVDIK, translated from the coding sequence atggcgaaaaagaaaaataattatttatttgtggatacgaataatataaaatttacagAAAATTCAGAATCAGAGGATATAGATGTGGAAgaatatgatgatgatgatgatgttGATGATTCGAATATTGATAAGGATGATTTAAGTAatagtgatgataatgatgatgatgatgatgaagatgttagtgaagaagatgataatgatgataacgaagatgaaaatataaataacaatttagatgaaaaaaataaaaaagataataaagacGATTATGTAAAAATTTCATgggaaaaagataaaaaaaattattatcaatatgaAAGTGAAAATTCATCtagtgatgatgatgaagaagaaaacaaAGAAAGATTAAAAGAAGCAATTTATcttaacaaaaaagaaaaagaaaatttagaagaagatgattttgatttatataatatatacacaaatgaaaataaagataatcaaaatgtaaaagaaaatattattaaaaagataattaatgatatgaataacgaattaaaagaaaagaaagaagaaattaCATTAGAAAATAAAGACAAACAAGAAGAAATTAAACAACTCGTTATGAGTGAACAACAAGAATAtctaattcttttaaaagaattatcattaaatatagaaaaagtGTTCAatgaaattaaagaaaatcaaaaattatttgaatttaAAGATatcaatgaaaaaaatgtaccCTCTAgtgatattaataaaaatactttactttatcttaaaaaaaaaaatgaaaccaTGTTAAcctatattatctatatcaCATATTATGTTTTTCTAAAAGTTATGAATAGTTATACACCTACACATCCAGTGTTAGATAAACtgatttatatgaatacTATTATATCAAAAACTAATGAACTGGATAACAAAATCAAGTTCAAAATTCAGCAGTTGAATAAGTCAGCAGATAAGACATTTAAGAAATTGAATGGTATGAACGGAGAGGAGCTACAAGAGGAGACCCAGGAAGATAAatatgaagatgatgaagaagaaagagatattaatgataattatgaggaatatgatgataaagaTGATGATAAAGATGATGACGAGGAGGAGGAAGacgatgatgaagaagatgatgatgaagaagatgatgatgaagaagatgatgatgaagaagatgataatgatgaagaagaagatgatgatgatgaagaagaagatgatgatggtGATGATGAGGAAGAGGAAGAAGATGAAGAGGAAGGCTATAATGAACAAAAGAAagatttaaaaaacaaaaagtaCAAAATTAGCAAAAGTCTCATAACAGATTACACTGATAGTCATATaagagaaaaagaaaaagaagagaaaaaaaagaaaagggaaaagatgaaaaatgaaaaaaatatatttgtaaaagaAATCAAGGATATGATATCCAGTAGACCTGAGAAaattgaagaagaaaattacttaaaaaaaatggaagaaaaatatatggacTTTGacgaaaaaatattaaacaaaaaaatgaaagaattaagtaaaaagaaaaataaaatgaggAATTTAACCAACGTCGGAATGACAAcaaatgatttattaaaatttgtaGAATTACCAGAAATGAATCAACAAAATGATCAgaagaataataaatttgacgaaaaaaaaatattccgaagcaatattaataaaattaagcaaataaagaaaaacaaattagAACATAATCCAAACGATGATTTtgtttcatataaaaaattcgataaaaataaacaaaaaacattcaatacaaatgaatataaGGATCAACAGAATAATACCTAtggaaagaaaaagataCATGATGAAATAGATGATGaacatataaagaatatgttaaatttcaaagatatgaaaaaagaaaagagaaagaaatttttagatgaaagaaataaacaaataaggaaaaaactagttgatgaagaaaatgaggAAGTTGATAGAAGAATGCCAAATCAAAAAATTATGCAAAATAAAGGATTagtaagaaaaagaaaatcaaCTGATGGTAATGCAAGAGTACACAACagatttaaatatatgaagaaaatgaaagtaTATAACAGTCAACACGCCAAACTAAAAGttcatgataataattattctgGTGAAAAACGAGGAATCAATCCATACTTAAAGAAATCAGTGGATATCAAATAA